ACATGCGGGCGAGAGCCACGTCAAGCCAACGAGCCATCCCCACGATGTTGCGCGTCCTGCTGGTCAACGACACCGACAAGCCGATCGCGGAACTGCGCGAGGCGCTGCTGGCGCTCGGTTACGACGTGCTGCCCGAAACGGTCGGCAGGTCGGCCGGACTGTTGATGGCGGTGCAGCGGCAGCAACCGGACGTGGTCATCCTCGACGTGGATTCGCCGTCGCGCGACATGCTCGAGCAACTCGCGATGCTGAGCCGGCAGGCGCCCAAGCCGGTGGTGATGTTCGCGTCCGATGGCGACGACCGGCTGATCCGCGACGCGTTGGGTGCAGGGGTGGCGGCCTACGTCGTCGATGGCCTCGCACCGGCGCGGCTGGCGCCCATCCTGCGGGTGGCGATGGCACGCTTCGAGCAGCAGTCGCACGTACGCCAGAAGCTGGACGACCTG
This genomic stretch from Pseudoxanthomonas sp. CF385 harbors:
- a CDS encoding ANTAR domain-containing protein; amino-acid sequence: MRVLLVNDTDKPIAELREALLALGYDVLPETVGRSAGLLMAVQRQQPDVVILDVDSPSRDMLEQLAMLSRQAPKPVVMFASDGDDRLIRDALGAGVAAYVVDGLAPARLAPILRVAMARFEQQSHVRQKLDDLEQQLRDRKDIDRAKGVLMDKRAMNEAEAYATLRQQAMRQGLRLADVARRIIAMADLLG